One segment of Bradyrhizobium sp. CB2312 DNA contains the following:
- a CDS encoding acyltransferase family protein gives MATLCLTFAAALFLLLPQELVDLSNSLIASVLSVSNVYFWRSSSYFDASSLFRPLLHTWSLSVEEQFYILMPLSMVASRYFFERTWRYLFWPILLLSLLLSISATYTAPTANFYLLPTRAWEILLGAMLVLTPPPRPAPWLAELLAAAGLALIGFCVFSYSDATPFPGVSALLPCIGSFLVIFAGTDNATRVGRLLSVRPLVLVGLISYSLYLVHWPITVMMRYYLLQNPQALQVLFIIVASFVLAILSWRFIETPFRRGGAVMTRKVVFASWGAAVAFLVMLGSVGTLSAGFPARFPDMQVAAAAGPGLWRNGVCFLDGSQTFEKWDAKKCALTHGYSENVLLWGDSFAAHYVPGIIAYGTQVNANIYQYTAAGCPPVLKYFSYKLPNCQAFNAHGLEIIKQLGIKKVILSARWGLLTTRGGFDLRDTVRQIEAAGADVFVFGQSPEFGIDTRALAVRLKERSNWYAANYDEALEQKIRLQSEGAHYISPFDLLCEKTLCSFKTSAGLLYIDYGHFSEKGSLAAVKSIFPLISGVEARTSEAH, from the coding sequence GTGGCCACGCTCTGCCTCACTTTTGCGGCAGCACTTTTTCTCCTGCTGCCGCAAGAACTGGTTGATTTATCCAATAGCCTGATCGCTTCGGTCCTTTCAGTCTCGAATGTCTATTTTTGGCGGAGCTCGAGCTACTTCGATGCGTCGTCGCTGTTTCGGCCGCTCCTGCATACCTGGTCGCTGTCCGTCGAAGAGCAGTTTTACATCCTGATGCCGCTCTCGATGGTGGCGAGCAGGTACTTCTTTGAGCGGACGTGGCGTTATCTGTTCTGGCCGATCCTTCTGCTCTCGTTGCTGCTGAGCATCTCGGCGACCTACACCGCGCCAACCGCGAACTTCTACCTCTTGCCGACCCGCGCCTGGGAGATTCTGCTCGGGGCGATGCTGGTGCTCACGCCGCCTCCGAGGCCTGCTCCGTGGCTGGCTGAACTATTGGCAGCCGCAGGCCTCGCGCTGATCGGCTTCTGCGTCTTCTCCTACAGTGACGCGACACCCTTTCCGGGCGTGTCCGCATTGCTTCCATGCATCGGAAGCTTTCTCGTCATATTCGCCGGAACCGATAACGCAACACGGGTTGGACGGCTCCTGAGTGTCCGGCCATTGGTGCTGGTTGGCCTGATCTCTTATTCACTTTATCTCGTTCATTGGCCGATCACGGTCATGATGCGGTACTATCTGTTGCAGAACCCCCAGGCGCTCCAGGTCCTGTTCATCATCGTAGCCAGCTTCGTCTTGGCCATTCTCTCCTGGAGGTTCATCGAAACGCCATTCAGGCGAGGCGGGGCCGTGATGACGCGAAAGGTCGTTTTTGCGTCCTGGGGCGCCGCGGTCGCGTTCCTGGTGATGCTCGGATCCGTCGGCACGCTGTCGGCAGGATTTCCTGCAAGATTTCCCGACATGCAGGTGGCTGCCGCGGCCGGTCCTGGGTTGTGGCGAAATGGAGTCTGTTTTCTGGACGGATCGCAGACATTCGAGAAGTGGGACGCAAAGAAGTGCGCGCTGACGCACGGATATAGCGAGAACGTGCTGCTTTGGGGTGACTCGTTCGCCGCGCACTACGTGCCTGGCATCATCGCGTACGGCACGCAGGTGAATGCGAACATCTATCAGTATACTGCGGCCGGCTGTCCCCCCGTCCTTAAGTATTTCTCCTACAAGCTGCCGAATTGCCAAGCCTTCAACGCCCACGGTCTGGAGATCATCAAGCAGCTCGGCATCAAGAAGGTCATCCTGAGCGCGCGGTGGGGCCTTCTGACGACCCGCGGCGGTTTCGATCTCCGCGACACCGTTCGACAGATCGAGGCCGCCGGTGCCGACGTCTTCGTTTTTGGCCAGTCTCCAGAATTCGGGATCGATACACGCGCGCTGGCCGTCAGGCTGAAGGAGAGGTCGAACTGGTACGCCGCCAACTACGACGAAGCCCTGGAACAAAAAATAAGGCTACAATCGGAGGGAGCCCACTATATCTCCCCCTTCGATCTCCTGTGTGAGAAGACCCTTTGCTCCTTCAAGACGAGCGCGGGACTGCTTTATATCGACTATGGCCACTTCTCGGAGAAGGGTAGCCTGGCGGCGGTCAAGTCCATCTTTCCGCTGATATCGGGTGTCGAGGCAAGGACCTCGGAGGCGCATTGA